The stretch of DNA CTACCATTGCTAAAATGAAACGAAAATCTAACGACTGGAAACAATTCACAAGATTTCGTTTAATATACCATTATGCTAGTTTTTCCATTGGTTCTAAACTCCAAAATGTTGTCCACAAATCAGGAAATGCACTAACCCGTCACCTAAATCAGCTAGAAAAAATATTAGCAGAACATCCCGAGATGCCTATCATGGATTATATCACCAATCATAGACTATATTACCTTAATTCAATTCTTTTAAATAAAGCCGTTTATTGGTACCAAAAGGGGAAAACAAAAAAAAGCTATCAATGCATCTTGGATTATGAAACACTTAGAGCAGAAGTCCCAGAAATAGCACTTCCCGAATCAGGACCAGATTTTGATAATATTTTATTGTGTTGCTGGGCTGCTAAAGAGTACAAAACTATGCTCGCATACACCCAGAAATTAAAAGAATTCCAAATCAGTAATGTTGCTCTAAAAACGCAAATTCCTTATTTTGTCTATCAATTATTGGCTTATACTGGTTTATACCCAAAAGAAAAACATCCCAACCCCTCTCAATTGACCCTAGTAGCAGAAAAATTCTTAGAGACTGCTGCTGAAAGTTTTGATTGGGTTTATGGTGTTTTAGGAACCTTTACTATGCTCTATGGGGATTACAAACGAAGTAGAAAACTCCTAGAACACCCTCCCTTAATTACCGAATACCAACAAGCGGAATACAATATTCCTACCATAGAATTGTTGGATGCTATAGAAGCGAATAATTACGAAGCGATAATTACCCTCACAAGAAAAATACGCCTGTTCAAGAAAAAAAATACTGATAGAGACATATTAACTCATTTAGAAGAATTAGAAATGTTAACCAAGTTATTTTTGTGATCGTTTTTTAATGAATTGTGATCTAACAACCTAGCAAATAACAATCTGTTCTAATATACCCAAACTATGCCATTAAAGACCAAAGAAGCCGTTTGTAATTGGGTCAATGAAAAATTAAAACAACACCAAATACAAAATAAGAAGAAGTTTTTGAAGTATGATTCTTGTATAAATCTATGGGTGAGTAATATACTTCGCCCTAAGAAAGTACAAGTTCCCATTTATACTACTAAATGGAAACTAAAAATACTTCGTTCCTTGCAAAAGTTATTTTACGGCCCAGAAGAAATGAAAATGGAGCATTGGTGTTCAAGGATAGATTTTTCTAAAATTATCTGGGCTGATCAATGGAAAAAATATCCTTTTACTTATGAAATCGCCCTCCCTAAATATACAACAGAGCATAAATACTGCTGGGAAATTAGTCTTAATCATGCATTTTTTCAAGAGGACTTACAATTTGGAGTAAGACCTATCCATGTTTATAAATATACAGTAGACATGGGAAAAGGTCCTCTCATTGTTAACAAAAACAACGGCAAAATATATGCCTTAGGGAGTGGAGTGATGCTCATCGATTGCATTAAAGATTTTGAACATTTTATAATGCAACAACATTCTGACCTGCAGTGGGATTGCTATGAAGTCAAATCCTCCAACTTCCCATTCTATTCTTGAACTCTATTTTTTCCCTAAATTCAAAAAACAGTCATTAGTGTTTAGTTGGACAAATTTTTTAACAAAAAAAAAGAACGCAACCGTAATGAAAGTAGATTACTTAGTTCTACATTTAAGCGTTTTTTTCACTCCCTAAAAATAAAATCATGAAAAATACCTCCATTAATGTACTTAGCTTATTGTTTTGCCTACTATTTTTTCTTACCTCGCCAGCAACAATCAATGCTGCAATAGAATATAACCCTCCCGTTAAAAAGACAAAAGTTGTCCAAAAAAAGCATAAAAAAAGAAAGGCTGCTTCTCGTAAAAAAAAGATAAAAAAAGAAAGCCGATTATCTCCTATGGTCGTCCTTCTTTTATTATCAGTGGTTTTTATTACAGGAGTTGTTTTGCTAATTGTTGGATTGGTGCAGATGAACCCCGTACTTTGGATTACTGCATTGTGTTTGTTGGGAGCCTTCTTATTAACACTTTTCCTTTTTCTTTTCAAAAAGAAAATTAGACGTTAATTTTTACTTATTTTCAGTTGCAAATCACTTGCCCCTTTTAATCTAAAAATCTCTTTACACTTAGCTAGCAAGGTCTCCTTTAAACGTATAAATGGAGACTTTGTCATTTCTATGCCCTTCCTAAAAATTGCCAATCATCCTATTCAACCTTCTTGATCGATTCCCCCAAAAGTCCTTTGTTATCCGTTCAGTTTTTTTTGCATCTATAACAACTCGTATCGCTATAAATTACTGAACATTCATCATGCCTAAACCAACATCTACAGCATCTATATTGGCATCTATAATATAGTTTTTATGAATAATCTATTTGCGCTAGATTTGCAGGGATAACAAACTATTAGCAGTCATAAAAACGAAAATATTAGTAATCATGAAAACAAAAGTATTAGCAGCTATTGCTTCCCTACTACTGTTGGGGGCTTGTAGCAACGAAAAAGAACAACCTGTAGAGCAAGGAGGTCAATGTCCTTTTGGTTTTGACAAAGGGCACAAAAAAGAACAAATAACACTCGCAAAATCTAATCACGATTGGTGGCCCAACAAATTAAATTTAAATGTGCTTGACCAAAATTCAGAATTGTCTAACCCCATGGGCGAAACATTTAATTATGCTCAAGCATTTGGTGCTTTAGATTACGAAGCACTAAAAACAGACCTAACAAACTTAATGACAGATTCACAAGATTGGTGGCCTGCTGACTATGGGCATTATGGTCCCTTATTTATTCGAATGGCATGGCATAGTGCTGGAACCTATCGTACTGGAGATGGTAGAGGGGGAACCCGCATGGGACTACAACGATTTGCGCCTCAAAATAGCTGGCCAGACAATGGGAACCTCGATAAAGCAAGAAGGTTACTCTGGCCAATAAAACAAAAATATGGGCAACATATTTCTTGGGCAGATTTAATGATTTTAGCAGGAAATGTTGCGATAGAATCAATGGGATTAAAAACGATTGGTTTTGCTGGAGGAAGAGAAGATGTTTGGGTGCCACAAGAAGATGTCTATTGGGGATCGGAAGGTGGATGGTTAGAAAGTAGAAGGTTGAACGAAAAAGGAGAATTAGATTTAGAAATTGAAAATCCTCTAGCTGCGGTACAAATGGGGTTGATCTATGTAAACCCCGAAGGGCCTAATGGGAAACCTGATCCCGTTGCATCGGCTAAAAATATTCGAATTGCATTTGCTAGAATGGGCATGAATGATGAGGAAACGGTAGCCTTAATTGCGGGAGGACACACCTTTGGAAAAACACATGGCGCTGGACCAGCGGATAATGTAGGTCCTGCACCTGAAGGGGCAGGCATTGAAGAACAAGGTTTGGGCTGGAAAAGCAGTTATAAATCAGGCAAAGGAAAAGATGCTATTACTTCTGGTTTAGAAGTAATTTGGACTCCTACGCCAACAAGGTGGAGCCATGCTTTTTTGCAAACTCTATTTAATAACGAATGGGAATTAACAAAAAGTCCTGCTGGCGCTCATCAATGGGTTGCAAAAGATGTAGGGGAAATTTTTCCAGATGCTTTTGACAAGGACAAAAGACACAGACCTACAATGCTTACGTCTGACTTGGCCTTAAAGTTTGACCCAGCATACAAAGAAGTTTGTCAACATTTTTTGGATGAACCGCTAGCCTTTGACCAAGCGTTTGCCAATGCATGGTTTAAGTTGACTCATAGAGATATGGGTCCTAAATCAACCTATTTAGGATCAGCAATTCCTGCGGAAAACTTTTTGTGGCAAGATCCCATTCCTAGTAGAAATCATGATTTAATTTCCGAAGCAGATATCAATAAACTAAAAGAGGAGATATTAAATGCTGGTATTCCTTCAAATGCTTTAATTGAAACGGCATGGGCATCAGCATCAACCTTCCGAGGCTCTGACAGAAGAGGGGGCGCAAATGGTGCACGTATCCGACTAGAACCCCAAATCAATTGGGAATCGAACAACCCTAAACAGCTTAAGACTGTTTTAGCTGTTTATGAGCAAATACAAGCAAAATTTAATGCTAATGCTGGCAATAAAAAAGTTTCTATTGCCGATTTAATCGTCTTAGGAGGTAATGCAGCAGTTGAAAAAGCTGTTTCTAATGCAGGTTTTGATTTTTCTGTTCCTTTTAGCCCAGGCAGAATGGATGCGACACAAGAACAGACCGATGTTGCTTCTTTTTCGGTACTAGAACCGATGGCAGATGGTTTTAGAAATTATCAAAAAAAGAAATATACGCTTACTACTGAGGAATTACTGATTGATAAAGCTCAACTACTAACCTTAACGACTCCTGAAATGACGGTGTTAGTAGGTGGAATGAGAGCTTTAAATGCCAATTTTGACGATTCTAACAAAGGAATCCTTACCAACAATACAGGAGTCCTAACCAATGACTTTTTTGTCAATCTTCTAGATATGAACACTTATTGGACTTCTACCTCTGAAGATAAATTGGAATTTGAAGGCAAAGACAGAGCTACCAATGACGTTAAATGGACGGCAACTAGGGCAGATTTAATTTTTGGTTCTAATTCAGAATTAAGAGCTATAGCAGAAGTTTATGCAAGTGCCGATGCCAAGGAAAAATTTGTAAAAGATTTTATCAACGCTTGGACAAAGGTGATGAACCTTGACCGATTTGATTTGAAATAATCTGCTGCTCCCCAAGGCACAATAACGATAGCGGTTTAGGTTTTTATCTAAGCCGCTATTTCTGTTATTTACAGAGCAACTATCCCATTTTGTATTCAATTACCTCCGATCTTCCTAAGATATAGTCACAACCATTACCACTAATTTATCTCTCAACAATAGATATTTTTAGGAATTAAGGATAAAAGTTCTTGTTCATCTTATTTAAACAGTATATTTATAGATGAAGGGTTATACTTAGGGATGAACGTACAACTTAAATGTTCATTGCTTAATTCTAATTGTAACACATTATTGTCTCATCGTTAAAAGAATTTTATATGGCAGATAGTTTCAACAAAAAAGAACGTGAAAAGAAAAAGGAAAAAAGAAGAAAAGAAAAAGCAGAACGAAAGCTAAAACAAAAACTAGAAGGAAACAAAACCGAAGAATTCATGTATTTGGATGAAAATGGGAATCTCACTCCCATAAAACCAGATCCTAGTAAAAAAACTGAAATTAATCTCGAAGACATTGAAATCGGTGTTCCGAAAAAAACGGACCTAGAAGAAGAGCTTGTCCAAACTGGTGTTGTCAAGTTTTTTAACACAGAAAAAGGGTATGGATTCATTACTAAAAAAGATTCCAACGAAAGTATATTTGTCCATGTTAACAACCTCATTGATGAAATAAAAGATAAGGACAAAGTTGCTTTTGAAGTAGAAATGGGGGCTAAAGGTCCCATTGCTGTAAATGTAAAGTTGCTCCCTTAAAAATATCGACCAATTACAAAATACACACTGTAAGATTTAAAATCTATCAAATTTCACCTTTTGCGCTCCACAGAACAGGTGGCTGCGAATGCTGCATCGTCAGTTGGGGAAACACGCTGCTTCTTGGTGTATTTTCTTAAACTGGCGTTAAAGTTTTTTATTATTTATTCCCTTCATAATTTAAAAGGCTCTTTCGTTTAAGTTTGCCTAAATAAAAATAATGACCGAATTATCACCAGAATATTTCAAGCTTGTAGCAGAGCAATTAGTTTTAATTAGTGTTTTTCTTGGAGGAATTTCTACTACTATTTTGGGCACAATCATTATGCATGAAAGTGATGATAAAATACTCAAGTTTATGATCTTGGGATTATCGCTTGCAGCAGTATCATTTATCGTCTCGGTTATCGGGATGAATAAAGTGCTAATGGTTTTAGCTCCCGACTCTCCTTACCAAAATAAAAATGAACTATTGTTTTACCCTCGTTTAATTGGTGGGCTATCCTTTTATTTAGGTATCTATTCACTCCTTTTTGTTATAGGGTTGACGGGATGGATGAAATCCAAGAAAATAGGTATTTTTACAACAACAATCGGAATTTTGAGTGCCTATCTAATATTTATCTTAACCTAAGAAAAAAACTTAGTCGTAAATAGATAATACTCCGTTGCTTTTTTAGTTTATTAAGCCATCAAAACTCATAACACTGATAACCAACATAGTACATTTTTAATGGGTTTATTTTTTCTAAGTACGTTGAGAGAGAAAAGAGCAGGTTAAAAATTGGCGTATAAGTAGGGTAATCAATACCTATTGTTCTTTTTGCATTAGCTTCGCTGCTACTCCGTGGTGCCCAATGAATTTATTTAAATACTACTAGAGTAGAATTTAAATAAATGAACCAAACCAAAAACGCTAGGACTGGATGACTTCTTGGACAAAGTATCTTCTTGAAAACTTAGGCTTTCAGAAACTCGCTTCGCTCAGATATGAGCTTTATTTTAATAGATTGAGAATCTATTAAAATGAAGGGAACCAAAAACCTTCATGCTATGCCTTTGGTACCTTGCACCAAGCTTACGCAGTTCCCTACGGTCATCTTATAGAAAAATAACAGTTTTCTGCGGCGTACTTTGTTCCCAATCAGTCATATGCCCACCCAAAAACACTCCTAAAAACATTCAAAAGAAATTTATTGCAAATAATAGCATCTAAAACACTTGGAGCAATACATTTATTTTACTCCTGAAAGCGTATAAGTAGCTTTAATAAGTCCTACATTAATCCATTGTCTGAGCCAGCTTATTCCCTCCAATAAATAGCACTCCGCTTAAAAACAAGGTCGTCACAAAACAAAGAAAAATAACTAGAGGACTAATTTCTAGCGTTATAACCTCCATGATTCCATATGCCAATGCGGGGAAGGTTAGATAAAAACCTAATATTGAAGAGGCGTATTTTGAATTGCTCATTCTTGTAATAAATGACATTACCAAAGGTGCAAAAATAGACGTCAATGCAGTAAACATTATATATTCAATAATCCACAGTAAGACATAGTTATTGTCAAGGAAAATTGCTGTGAATATTGCTAAAATAGTAAACGCAAACAACAAATAAAATCCTGCGATTTGATGCCATGTATTTGAAGTCTCAGTCCTATATCTAGCAAAAACAAATAACAGAACCAATGCTACAATATATCCGAAACCATTTCCCTTAAGTACTTCGTATAAATTCAAACCATTAATTTTAAATAAAGCATCCATTTTTATTCCTGCGAGCTCCATAATAAATGTAAAAATAAAAAGCCCCACCATTAATAGTGCTAGTTGGAGCTTGGGCGTTGGGACTAAATCTATATATTGTTCATTCTCTTTCTCCAACTCTAAAATTGAATCATTTAAACCTTTAGGTTCGTTCTTTTGAGGAAAATAACGCTCGGAAAATGATAACTTATTCTGAATCATTAAAAACAAAATACCACTTCCCAATGTTGCAAGAACAAAAAGATCAAAACCTCTAAAAAATAGATTGGTATCAAAATAAGACATTGGAATAAAAGATAAAAATCCGCCGATTTCTATAAAAATGAATAACACCATAAAACCTATATCACGTTTCTTGTCACTCCTCTTAAACAACCAACTTAACAAGATGTACAAATTAACTCTAACCAAACCAAAACCTAATACCAACAAAGCAATGCTTAAATACACACTTTGATCCATTAATAGTACTAAAAATCCAGCTATCAACATTCCAAATCCTAAGAAAATTGCACGTTTTTGCCTCAACCAAACATCGGTTATCAGCCCCATAAAAAATGGAGCTATTCCAACTAAAACAATAAACCAATTACATAACTTATCAACAGAGGTATAATCTAACTTCAAACCATCTTCAGATATAGCATGTATAACAAATACACCTCTAAATCCATAAAAAATCATTCTCTCTAAAAGGGCCATTAAGAACAACAAAATTAAGCTGTAAGTTATTGAAAGGTTTTTCATCTTGAAATGTAGATATGGAATGAGTACATTATTTATCTTAGCTTAACGCTAGTACCCAATCAATCCTATTTTGTAAAAAAAAGTTCAAAATAGAAGATAATAAACTCCTTACCCCTTCCCTATATCTTTTTCGCTCTTACTTGCTTTATTTACAAATAATAAAGATATATTGTTAGTGTATACGAAACTAACCGTTACAACGCACCTATTTAAAGCTTAATTTCTTATAAATCAACCCATGAAAAACCGACACCCTTTACTACTAATTTTATCTTTACTGACCGCTTTTCCCACACTAAGCTTTGCTCAACACGGTTCTGGAGGAGCTGGTGCAATGGGAGTATTTGTCATCGTGATCATTGTTTGGTTGGCTATTGTAGCTATTCTATCGCTTATTGTTCTTATTCTTAACGTAAGAGCTTACCACAACAAAACAGGCACTAAAACTAGAATAGCAGGAATCGTACTCTCTGTCATATTATTTGCACTCTTTCTTTTAGCGGTAGTAAGTGATTTTGTACCTGCCATACTCGGATTAATTTTATCTATTGGTTCTATTCTTCATTTGTCATACAAAGAACGCATTGTGTATAAAAATGAGCACGATAACATCCTAGACGATGCAAACGATTATTAATTAACGCCCTTCTTAGTTGAATCATTAAATCCCAACGAATTTCTAAATCCTTTTGGAGCATAAAGCATCCCGAATCTTAAAATCAATCTAAAATTCGGGATCGTTTATTGTTAACAGCCCAATTGATCCTAATTAGCAATTTAGGTTTATTAAATCAATGCCATTTTTTTGTTAAGTACCTCAGCATAAAATGCTTCTATTTGTACGCAAAAGTTATCCATAGAAAATTTTTGCAGGGCAATAGATTGACCGTTTTTGCCAATTTTTTCCCTTTTTGCAGGATTTGTTATTAAATCGCCAATGCTATCAGACAACACTTTGATGTTTTTTGCAGGAACAAAAATGACCTCCTCTTCATTTTCGGGAATTTCATCAAACCCAGAAACCTCATTCAAAATCACAGGGCATCCCACAACCATACTTTCAATAGCAGAAAACCCTAGCCCCTCTTTATAACTTGGCAAAACAACTAGATCAGATGCTTTTAATAAATCAGGCATATCGTTTCGTTGAACTTCCGTAATAATGCATTCAAAATCTATATTTTTTGTTTTTTCTCTAACCTCTAATAGATATTCATTGGAGCCTGAGTTGGTGCTTCCAGCCAAAACGCAAACTATCGTTGATTTTAATTCAGATGGCAAGGCTTGAATGGCATTTAGCAAATCCAACTGCCCTTTCCTTGGAGAAAATCGACTGGGGCAAGTTATGACCATCTTTTCATTTGAAACATTCATGCCTTTTCTCCCCCTTTCTCTTTCCCCACTTGAAAATAAGTCTACATCTACAGCCGCAGCAATTCCAAAAACTCCCGCTTTGCACCCATGATTTTTGGCAATATCAATATAATATTGACTGATCTGAACTAACCCATCCAAAGGCAAATGATAGATAAATTGTGACCGAGCAATTCCAAAAGGACTATCTTCAGTAGACATTTCACAGGTGGTAGCCACTAGTTTGGGGCGAATCGCTTCAGGCATTCCCTTTATTGCAATTGAAGCAGACAATATGGTATCATGACTCAAAGCATGAATAATATCAACCTTATTATTGACAATCGTTTTATGAATCGCCTCTGACCTAGAAAACATAGCCCACTCCCATCCAACATAACCATCTATACTGCCAAAAGTAGTACCTAAAATCGTAATAGATCCTCCAGTTTCTTCGATTTGTTGGATTACTTTTTCCCTAGGAGCCTCTGCGGTAATTAAATGCACTTTCATGGCTAACTTAACCAAAGAAAGTGTCAATACTTCTGCAAAAGTTTCTGCTCCTCCTGTTAACGGAGGCATTGTTGGAGCAACTACACATACCGATAGTGCTTTTCCCGCTTCAAATGATTTCATTTTTTATATTTTAACTACTAATTCTTCTAAAAAAATAATTTCCTTCGCATACTTGTTGCTCTGGTTGATAGCCCAAATTCTTCATCAAAACCAAGATGTCTTGATGACTTACATTAGCCTTTTTGAGTAGTGATTCTTTTATTTCAAAGATCAAACAACGTGGTTCAAATTTTTGAATAGAATTACTCATTCCTTTTAGAATATCAAACTCAGCTCCTTCGGCATCAATTTTTATAACATCTATCTTATTTAGACTACTCTGTTTAATCCAGTCATCAAATTTGTGCACCTCAACCTCTTGGATAATTGCACCATTGCCAAAAAAAGATCGTACCGCAGCATCGTGTACGCCCCAATTTTTATCCCCATAGAGCGATAATGTTTCCGATTGATTTCCAAGCGCAATTTTTTGAAGGCTTATTGCAAGATGATTTGCTTTGCTGTTCTCTATAATTCTTTTTTGAGAATCGTTTGTCGGTTCAAAGGCGATTACTTGCCCCCCTCCTAACGATTTCAATTTTTGGGC from Aureispira anguillae encodes:
- the katG gene encoding catalase/peroxidase HPI produces the protein MKTKVLAAIASLLLLGACSNEKEQPVEQGGQCPFGFDKGHKKEQITLAKSNHDWWPNKLNLNVLDQNSELSNPMGETFNYAQAFGALDYEALKTDLTNLMTDSQDWWPADYGHYGPLFIRMAWHSAGTYRTGDGRGGTRMGLQRFAPQNSWPDNGNLDKARRLLWPIKQKYGQHISWADLMILAGNVAIESMGLKTIGFAGGREDVWVPQEDVYWGSEGGWLESRRLNEKGELDLEIENPLAAVQMGLIYVNPEGPNGKPDPVASAKNIRIAFARMGMNDEETVALIAGGHTFGKTHGAGPADNVGPAPEGAGIEEQGLGWKSSYKSGKGKDAITSGLEVIWTPTPTRWSHAFLQTLFNNEWELTKSPAGAHQWVAKDVGEIFPDAFDKDKRHRPTMLTSDLALKFDPAYKEVCQHFLDEPLAFDQAFANAWFKLTHRDMGPKSTYLGSAIPAENFLWQDPIPSRNHDLISEADINKLKEEILNAGIPSNALIETAWASASTFRGSDRRGGANGARIRLEPQINWESNNPKQLKTVLAVYEQIQAKFNANAGNKKVSIADLIVLGGNAAVEKAVSNAGFDFSVPFSPGRMDATQEQTDVASFSVLEPMADGFRNYQKKKYTLTTEELLIDKAQLLTLTTPEMTVLVGGMRALNANFDDSNKGILTNNTGVLTNDFFVNLLDMNTYWTSTSEDKLEFEGKDRATNDVKWTATRADLIFGSNSELRAIAEVYASADAKEKFVKDFINAWTKVMNLDRFDLK
- a CDS encoding cold-shock protein — its product is MADSFNKKEREKKKEKRRKEKAERKLKQKLEGNKTEEFMYLDENGNLTPIKPDPSKKTEINLEDIEIGVPKKTDLEEELVQTGVVKFFNTEKGYGFITKKDSNESIFVHVNNLIDEIKDKDKVAFEVEMGAKGPIAVNVKLLP
- a CDS encoding MFS transporter, which gives rise to MKNLSITYSLILLFLMALLERMIFYGFRGVFVIHAISEDGLKLDYTSVDKLCNWFIVLVGIAPFFMGLITDVWLRQKRAIFLGFGMLIAGFLVLLMDQSVYLSIALLVLGFGLVRVNLYILLSWLFKRSDKKRDIGFMVLFIFIEIGGFLSFIPMSYFDTNLFFRGFDLFVLATLGSGILFLMIQNKLSFSERYFPQKNEPKGLNDSILELEKENEQYIDLVPTPKLQLALLMVGLFIFTFIMELAGIKMDALFKINGLNLYEVLKGNGFGYIVALVLLFVFARYRTETSNTWHQIAGFYLLFAFTILAIFTAIFLDNNYVLLWIIEYIMFTALTSIFAPLVMSFITRMSNSKYASSILGFYLTFPALAYGIMEVITLEISPLVIFLCFVTTLFLSGVLFIGGNKLAQTMD
- a CDS encoding glycosyltransferase family 4 protein, translating into MKSFEAGKALSVCVVAPTMPPLTGGAETFAEVLTLSLVKLAMKVHLITAEAPREKVIQQIEETGGSITILGTTFGSIDGYVGWEWAMFSRSEAIHKTIVNNKVDIIHALSHDTILSASIAIKGMPEAIRPKLVATTCEMSTEDSPFGIARSQFIYHLPLDGLVQISQYYIDIAKNHGCKAGVFGIAAAVDVDLFSSGERERGRKGMNVSNEKMVITCPSRFSPRKGQLDLLNAIQALPSELKSTIVCVLAGSTNSGSNEYLLEVREKTKNIDFECIITEVQRNDMPDLLKASDLVVLPSYKEGLGFSAIESMVVGCPVILNEVSGFDEIPENEEEVIFVPAKNIKVLSDSIGDLITNPAKREKIGKNGQSIALQKFSMDNFCVQIEAFYAEVLNKKMALI
- a CDS encoding FkbM family methyltransferase — protein: MKLSTLIKAEKLVPIRYLRPYVAKILTQDSMTSQGYERACMRLVDPNLISEPLPLSLQPKWWNVDPIVKANRLGLNLTLDLRDNIQRCIYFTGKYEPQTLALIRNELQPNDVFIDVGAHIGIHSLVAAQKLKSLGGGQVIAFEPTNDSQKRIIENSKANHLAISLQKIALGNQSETLSLYGDKNWGVHDAAVRSFFGNGAIIQEVEVHKFDDWIKQSSLNKIDVIKIDAEGAEFDILKGMSNSIQKFEPRCLIFEIKESLLKKANVSHQDILVLMKNLGYQPEQQVCEGNYFFRRISS